The following nucleotide sequence is from Trifolium pratense cultivar HEN17-A07 linkage group LG2, ARS_RC_1.1, whole genome shotgun sequence.
ACTCCAACTATTCTTGCCATGCCAAAATCTGAGATTTTTGGATTCATATCTCCATCCAACAATATGTTGCTAGCTTTAAGATCACGGTGTATAATTCTAAGCCTAGAATCTTCATGAAGATATTGCATGCCACGAGCGATCCCTACAATAATCTTGTACCGCTTTGCCCAATCTAGTTTCCCTTGCTTTTCAGGATCTACACATTAAACAAACATGTCAACACGTCGAAGTTATGATTTTATATTGGGCTATTTTGAGGCTAATGGTAACTCAACTCAGTTGTTTGTTTTAATAAGAATTTTACACTACATATGTAACTTCCTTTAGTTTCACTTAACGGCGCTAAAACAAttaagtgattaatgagctTCAGTTAATGACAAATTGTTGGGCTCAAATCCTAACTAGAACAATCATTGGCCAAACTTCGAATTATCAAGGCCCCTTCCATTATAAGCCAAagggttaaaacttaaaacaaaatcaataaagaacaagacaaaaactgaaaaatagAACATACAAACTGTACACTGAACAAATTGAGATAAGATGATCTTACCAAAAAGAGTATAGTCCAAACTTTTGTTGGCTACATATtcataaacaagtattttttccTCTCCTTGCAAGCAAAATCCAAGAAGCCTAGCCAAATTTCTGTGTTGAAGCTTGGCAACTACGACAACTTCATTCTTAAATTCTGCTCCACCTTGTCCCGAACTTTTGGAGAGTCTCTTGACAGCTATTTCTTGTCCATTTGGAAGAGTTCCCTGAATTTTCCACATAACATAAATGACATATACAATAAAATGTACTAGGTTGATCTTATTCTTTAATTAATTGCCCTTTACTGAGAAACAAAAGCTAGCACAACAAAGTAGTACCTAATTACCTTAAAAACTTCACCAAATCCACCTTCACCCAACTTGTTATCTGCAGAGAATTTGTTGGTGGCTGCTTCAATGGTGCTGAAATCAAATTGCAAGGACTCCATAGTGGTGATATCATTTGCAGCTAagaaaccaaatcaaatgtgTAAGACAAAGTTAAAATCACGAGAAAAGAGTGGTAAGCTACTAAATAATTAAGTAATACTACTAATTAAGAACAGCATAGTAAATATGTTTTGGATCCATTACTTACTGTTTCCATCTTGTAGAGAATCACGCTTCTTCCTTGCCCTTTTACTCAAGAAACAAATGGCCACTATAAACAGAAGCACAACAACTATGATTGGAATTACAATTGCAACAATTGTCCCGCCTGATATCCCACTGCTGCCTCCTACATTCCCAAATCATCTATCAAATAATTTATGACCAATTTACTTtccatattttcattttttactttaactattttttttgaaaaccgATCTAGTTTTCCGAAActtcaaaaatgtcaaaatattGTTTTCATCGTTTGTTAAAATACATTTGTACTGGTTTATCTTTTATTACTAGTCCTGATAGAATTCGTCGAAATAAATAAaacagagaaaaataaaatgaaaattatatgGACAGTGATATAAGTGAATTATATTATAATACTCAACAAGACTTATATAGTCATTCAGAAGAAAAACTAACTAGTAtatgttaattgttatgttagttttttcctCAAGAACATAAACGCTGAACCTCCAACTCCAGCTTCAACCAAGTGTAACTAACTTATTAACTAACTAACCAATATAACTAACTTTTATAAAGTTTCGTCTTGTCACTGTAACAATTCTTCAGTATATGTATACATACCTCGGGAATTAGCCGGATTAGTAGTTGGAGGAGGAAGAATTGACGATGAAGGAGATGGCGACGAAGCATTGTCTACTCGAAAAAAAGGGTACAATTCATACCTAACATTACAGCTAGGATATAAAACTCTTCCACCTTGTTTTCCCGTACAACACCAAGGAAGGTCCCCAATGACACCATTAAGACACTTTCTACAATCTTGAGGTGACAAATCAGGCGTACACTGAGCCAAACAATACAAATTCTGAAAACCAGATATAGTAGCTTGATTTGTAGCATATTTCTTAGAACCAATTGGATGATTAGAAGCATCATCAGCAGTTTTATTCATAGTTCGAAACAATAAACGCATGAAGCTTTGTTGATTGGTTATGTTAGCTGAGTTGAGTAGACCAACACGAGGTCTAGTATCAAAGGTGGAGAAAAAGGAACGGTTTGAGTAGCGTACGGTACACTCGTCGTACCATATCACTGCCTGTTTGGAAAGGGAACATTCTGAGAGGAGTGTCTGTGTTGCGTTTAGAACGCACTGTCGGCAGAGAGGGAGTGCCACGTCACCTCTGCACATGAAGAGACCGTAGACAGTGTTGGAGGAGGGATTTCCTGTGACGGTGGTGTTGTGGAATTCGGTGGGGTTGGATGAGAGGGAAGTGAGGAGAGTGTTTAGATTGAGTTGAAAGGGGCTGTTGGCGGTGGTTGTACTACTGTTGGTTGAACAGTTTTTCCAGAGATAGACAGGAGTGTCCTCTGCTTTAGTGTTACCAAAGTTTGTgaaactcataataataataatggaaataaaaagaaatactaGTGGTTTAGGCCAAGCCATATATGGGTATAGCTTAGCTTAGCTTAGCTTAGGAAATTGCAGTGTTTATATGGTTTGTTTGTGTAGTCTTAGCTGGTTTTAATGGTGAGCGTTGTGCCTGTGTATGATAGTTTGGTGATGTAAGATTGGAGTCACCGCGCATTTATAAGTAGCTAGAAGAAGAATCTAAAATTACAATAGACACCAACCAAAAAATATGTGGGATTTCGTTTTTGCTTTGAAAAAGTCTTCTTCACATTATCATGTAAATTATGTATTttctaaatgaaaaaaaataaattaaaataagttcataaacttaacaaaaagaAATTGCAAACTATTCTTGttagaaataaaattaacaaactagaagaaaaaaaatacaaaataaataagttcataaaaacaaaacaaaacaaaacaaaacaaaaagaaattgcaTTAGTATGAAAATTTAGCTATAATTATGGACCCATTCACTATGATAGTTGGCTGCATAAAGTTAGGCCCAACGCTTCACTATGAAAAAGTAACCTTAATTTATGAGATTGTCATCATTTTCTCTTCCTTTTTTCTTGTAGCAACTTCTTCTTCCTTTTTTCTAGCCATCATTTCCTCTTCATTTTTTACAAGTTGGCTAGTGCTGCACACTTCAACTCATAAGAAGGGATTGTCACTCCACAACTAATAAGGTCCGATTCTCGGTCGAACCGGTTAAACCAACCGGTCAGTTTTCAAAATAttgatttaacatttttatGTCGCAAAAGTGTACAACTAGGTATAATAGTTTTTCTTACTTTGGAGAGAAGATTCTCTTCAAAGTAAATTTTCTCCAGTTGCGTCTCAcctattcattttatttttgaagtatAGGCTTTGTCTACATTAAAAAAGGTAGATGGTGTTGATCTAAATTGTCTACATGGAAAATTTTACCGCACATGATCTGATctgttagaatagaaaatattataatattatttgttgagaaaatatctaattttggtttatttattcttagccctatgATAAAGGGActtagtttagatttaagtttattcacttggttataaatatcAAGGTAGTCATACTATGTTATTATGTAAATTATGCAAATAATGTAATTAGGTCTTTGACATcagtatcaataatattttattgttctttttattttctcctATTATTTCTCCTAAATACCtaaaatttaacatggtatcagagcgccACACAATTCCGCTGCAACTTCTCCGAAAAAAATTAACTCTCAATTATTCTTTGTTTTACctttgttttcatataaacccTTTTTCATATAAACCATAGCCGTGGTTaagatttctttttattttgttccacatttgtggttcttgtttacttattttttattctaacCTTATTCATATGTTACCCTAACACATGCAGCCACACGCCACTTTCCATGAATCCTTTACCTTTAACCACcgtttttttctttcaagattGATCGTCAGTCTCTATTGGTCTTGTTTTGGTGGTCTAATTTCCCGTTTGCgatcccttaatccgcgggcatacccgtTTGTGATACCTTAATCCGTGGGCAGTCCCGTTTGTGATACTGTAATCCGCGGGAATACCCGTTTGTGATactttaatccgcgggcatacacATTTGTGATACTTTAATCCGCGGGCAGTCTACTTTAATCGGCGgatatttttacttaatttgatttgatatggATTCATCTTATTGGCCGCTGCTCTACTATTTCTTTGGTTGCTGTTTTTCATTGGCTTGCTAtcaatgaatttaatttattttcagggttaattttgtaacaagcttaattttgtagtaagctttagcttgaggggaagtgttagaatagaaaatattataatattatttgttgagaaaatatctcgacttggtttgtttattcttagccaTATAATAAAGGAACTTAATTTAGATTTaagtttattcacttggttataaataccaaggtaatcataccattttattaatgtaaatattgtaattagggttattgacatcatcatcaataatattttatgttccttattattttctcctattctttcaCCTAAATTACCTCAATTTCAACTTGATCCTTTCTCCTTACTCTCGGATTGATTTGACTGGAATAAGGATACACTTATCTAAAGTTAAGTGAGCATTCACTTTATACTAGTGAGTATTTTTGAcctttaattaataaatcaaaaacaaatattattgataCATTATAACAAATTATGAGGATATGTTATGATCATAATTTAAATTTCTCAATTTACACTTTACTCAGTTTAAAAGATTCAAATTCGTGAAGTGAAATAAAATTTTGGTGTCGTTGACACCGCCATCACGCTTAAAATTAAACTAGCATGACCTGAATTCAATTCAAATTCTATTGGCCAACAACGAATATCCTGAATTCTAACTCATTAGtatgtagtaataataatatcaagAACTCATGTGATAAGGATGAACTAAAAGTCTCATCTCTTGGTGTGGTTTAATATAAAACATGTTGACTGAGACCCATGTTATACTATATACTGTATACAAGTTCCACTTTAAGCTTGTGTTTTACGTTTCTTTTATTGTATTGTATCTTTGGAATGGAATAACTGTTGATGTTGGAActtaagaaagaaagaaagaaaaaaagttacataaatagtaaaaatcatataaaaatgAGCTATTGATGTCATATTATGTCTGTAGGAAACATTTCTCTTTTatgaatatatgtgaaaatGACAAAATATTATTCTAGAGTAATAAAAGACAGATAATCCTATCTAAAAATTCTAATTCAACCGTCAGAAATACTGAAATTGCTAGGTCAGACGCCAtaaccggagttcgaacccagTCCTTCCACTTTGTGTGTTTGAGTTTTCAATAGTTTGTCATTTCATTTATGTATCCAAAAAAAGATAGATAATCCTTATGCTATTTTCTTAATAGTCTCTATATAGTACGTAGTAATCCAACACACTGATTGGAGCTTATAGTCCAAGtcaacaaaacaaatattttcttgcttaagaaaaaacaaatattttctttcatttttcaacTCTCACAATTTGGATATAGTTTAATCAACATTTCAAAATCCTTTAGCTAATTAATTTCTTATTCTAGCTTAGCACAATGTTCAAAGTAAGTACAATTAACTGGACATTAATTATAGCCACATGCTTGAATCAATGACCAGCTTAGCAGCTTCTTAGTAATTAAACATGTTTCAAGTCAATGATCAGCTGAGggaagataaaagaaaaataattgaaatagaACTTCCAACTTTTTTGAGTATcagaaaacagaaaaagaaaatatgattcATCATTTTACAGTTTTCAAATCCATTaaattcttctttcttttttgtactCTTGCATTCCTTTCACATGTTACCTTTGCAGATCCTCCATATGAAGTTTGTTCCACAAGAAAGGTTTATGCAAATCAAAGTTCCTTTGAGAACAATCTAAGTAACCTCCTTCTCTCTTTACCCTCTAATGTTTCAACTTCAATCTCCAAATTTGGTAATACTTCTTCAGGAATTGGCTTAGATAGAGCTTATGGACTCTACATGTGCCTCGACTTTGTTTCCAACGAAACATGCCATAAATGTGTAACAAACGCAATATCAGACGTTGTAAAACTATGTCCTCAATCAGAAGAAGCGGTCGTATATGAAGAGTTCTGTCAATTACGTTATTCCAATAAAAATTTCGTAGGCTCTTTAGATGTCACAGACAATATCGGTAAAGATAATGTTCAAAATATTTCAGAACCGGAGAAGTATGAATCTGTGGTGAATAAGATATTGAATAATCTTACTAAGATAGCGTCTTTTAATGTTTCTTCGAATATGTATGCTACTGGTGAAGTAAACTTTGAAGATAAAACAATATACGCGTTAGTGCAGTGTACTAGAGATTTATCAGACACTAATTGCAGTAGGTGTTTGCTAAGTGCTATAGGAGATATACCAGGTTGTTGCTATGCCTCCATTGGCGCAAGAGTTTGGAGTCGTAGTTGTTATTTAAGATATGAATTTTATCCTTTTTATCTTGGGGAAACAGATCAAACAAGTTCTTCAGCCAAACAAGGAAGGAAAAGTAAGAACCTCTCATGTTTCAATACTATTCTTAAACATTCTGTCAAAGCTGGTTTTGATTGATCGTTTATGCAGATAATTCAAGCAAAATATGGATGATTACATCCATTGCAGTTGGAGTAGGCTTGGTGATAATAATTTTCATTTGCTACTTGTGCTTTGTCAGGAACAAAAGGATTTGGCAAAGTAAGTTTTTCGAAGACAGTATATTTATCAGtgtttatactttatttttaatgtcCTAATTCATTTGGTTCTTGTCTTTAGGTAATAAAATATCTAAGGATTTCCCTTTTTTTGATCTTGGATCTCTTTGTGTGGCTACCGGAAATTTCTCCGATTCAAATATGCTCGGGCAAGGTGGATTTGGGCCTGTTTATAAGGTAAATAAATAGAGTTCATGTTTCATGtttattcacaatttttttaatgaatgatTATATCATCATCGAGAAGTAGTTTAGATAAAGTTTTCTTTGTATTTGTAGGGTATACTTAGTGATGGCATGGAAGTGGCAATCAAGAGGCTCTCAACTTGTTCCGAGCAGGGCTCAGAGGAGTTCATTAATGAGGTTATGTTGATATTGAAACTTCAACACAAAAATCTTGTGAAGCTTTTAGGATTTTGTGTTGATGGAGAAGAGAAACTTCTTGTATATGAATATTTGCCTAATGGTAGCCTTGATGTCGTCCTTTTCGGTTAGTATATTCCAAATTTTGATTGTAACACATTCTTTCATTTTACAAGTTTTCTGTCATTTCATTTCACATTTACATTTTTATTGATCGATCAGAGCAAGGTGCACAGCTCGATTGGACAAAACGAGTTGATATAATAAATGGAATAGCAAGGGGAATTCTTTATCTTCATGAAGATTCTCGACTTCAAATAATACATAGAGATCTAAAAGCAAGCAACGTGTTGTTGGACTATGACATGAATCCAAAGATTTCAGACTTTGGAATGGCAAGAATATTTGCAGGAAGTGAAGGTGAAGCTAACACTGCTACAATAGTCGGCACATAGTAAGCACCTTAGTTCATTCCATGAATATTTTCCTTTTGCATATGTtgagaaattattattttataactatCCTCTGAGGAGATTTGATTTAAACTTTGTTTCCCGAGGGTACAAAGTTAAATTCTTACCACCGAGCTGACACTTCTTGAACATGTTTACATGCTTAACGATACCATTTTTTGCAGTGGATATATGGCTCCAGAGTATGCAATGGAGGGTATATATTCCATAAAATCTGATGTTTTTGGTTTTGGAGTACTATTGCTCGAGATCATTACAGGGAAACGTAACACAGGTTTCTATTACTCCAAAAGCACTCCTAGCCTTCTAGCATATGTAAGTGTCCAAAATCTGAATATACTACATTAGTGAGTGATCATCGATTACTTAACATCATTGATTCATTAATCACTCTGCAGGCATGGCATCTATGGAATGAGGGAAACGGATTGGAGTTAAGGGATCCGTTGTTATTATGCCCGGAAGACCAGTTTCTGAGATACATGAATATCGGACTACTTTGTGTTCAAGCAGATGCATTTGATAGGCCAACCATGTCTTCTGCTGTTTTGATGTTGATGAATGAATCTGTAACGCTTGGTCCGCCAGAAAAGCCTCCTTTCTCTGTAGGAAGACTGAATGTTAATGATCCAAATGTGCTAGATTCGGAAGATTGCTCAGTCGATTATAATTTCTTAACTGTTTCTGATATCTTGCCCCTGCAATGTCCATGAAATGAAAACCCTCCCTCTAATCTGTGTAATGTTCAGTACTTTTAGGCCTTTTGTTTTAGTAACAATGAcaatgtaaaaatatatttaaccggTTGACCAACTTATGCATAACAGATAAGACTTGTATTTCATGCTTATCACATGAGTTCTAAtttattacatattttttaatcatattataGGTGTAAAGTATCTATCagtattttttattactaatcTTGGGGAACTTGGTTGAGGAAATATAGTAGGGCCTCAGTCTCACCATATTCTTTATTCATTAACAAAACTCTAATCCAAAATATTGTTTAAAGAATCTGAGTTCATTTCTACTCGAATCAACTTATTGTTAGTATAATTATTacattaatattaaattaatgaGAAGAAGACATGCTGTCATTTACAAAAATTGCAAACTGAAAGGATATAGATGGAAAAAATGAGAGCTAAGCCTAAAGTTTTTCAATGCTCTTAAAATTCAGAATAAGAACTTTGACTTCTAGAAATCAGAATTGAGGATTCTCTATTGGCCAATAGAATTTGAATTGAATTCAGGTCATGCCAGTTTTTCAATCCTCACAACTTTCTTATTTGGTGATTTTATTTCAGTCAGGTCaatctaaaataataatcaaatcaaagtAGCCTCGACCGGTTCttaaaaaattagtattattttttcattcaatgaATCTCCTTCAAAGAATAGTACACAGCTTACTTCATAATGCGACTAACAGACTAAGGTTAATGATAATTTAGAATCTTTCATATTGATAATACGTAATACTATACCTcagtttattattgatgatgttaCCAAAATACTAAATTAAGACTCCATCTAAGTGGTATTTATTCTATAATATATACTATTGCATGCTACAATGCCGCCCTTTGATTGTAACTTATCTATTTAAATGGTTGAAATTCAAGTTATATATTGACttgtatattttattatgaCAATAATAAAGAAAGACTATAATACATGTGGTTCAGCAGATTATGTGATCAAGAATTAGTAAAATAATGAATATTTAGGACCATGTTGATCATAGACTATAATCTTGTTGTAAGAGCTTGCTAAATCTCTAGCAACCACTATTGTGATTAAttaagattatatatatatatatctttgacTTATTATAAATGTAACTGTTTTGCTTTTTGGCTGAAAAGGTGAAATTGTGATGATGGAGAAAGATAGAATTTCTTCAGCTATGATCATTATGCTAATCATTTTAATGTTAAAATCTGTTAACTTTGTTTCTGGTACAGAAAATCTTATAGATACATATTGTCCAGATAATTTTCCACTTTACACTTCCAGCACTTTATTCCAGAAGAATCTCAAGCTTCTCATGGAAACTCTATCCTCAAACATAGTAGCTTCAAACACAAGTTTCTTCAACAATACATCAACAGGAGAAGGACTAGACAAAGTGTATGGACAAGCACTATGCAGAGGAGACATAACAAACTCAACAGTTTGCAAAGAATGCATTGAGAAAGCAAGTAAAGATTTAATGAACAGGTGTAAGAGTGAAGATGCAATGATATGGTACGACGTTTGTCAAGTTCGGTACTCGTTTCAGATGTTTTTCTCAAACGCGGTTTATACCGGAAAATATCCAAAGCAGAATGATCTAGAGAAGCGCGTCTCGGATCCTACTAGTTTTCAACAAGTGTTGACTTATTTAATGAACAATGTCTCAAATGAGGCTGCTTTCAATCCTGCTAAGAACATGTTTGCAACTGCGGACATAGAGTTTTCTAAGAAGAAAAACGCGAGAATATATGGACTTGTTGAATGTACAAAGGACATTTCCGAAACGGACTGCAGGAGTTGTTTGAGTTCTGCAATCACAGAACTCAATGCATGCTGCT
It contains:
- the LOC123908836 gene encoding cysteine-rich receptor-like protein kinase 10; translated protein: MIHHFTVFKSIKFFFLFCTLAFLSHVTFADPPYEVCSTRKVYANQSSFENNLSNLLLSLPSNVSTSISKFGNTSSGIGLDRAYGLYMCLDFVSNETCHKCVTNAISDVVKLCPQSEEAVVYEEFCQLRYSNKNFVGSLDVTDNIGKDNVQNISEPEKYESVVNKILNNLTKIASFNVSSNMYATGEVNFEDKTIYALVQCTRDLSDTNCSRCLLSAIGDIPGCCYASIGARVWSRSCYLRYEFYPFYLGETDQTSSSAKQGRKNNSSKIWMITSIAVGVGLVIIIFICYLCFVRNKRIWQSNKISKDFPFFDLGSLCVATGNFSDSNMLGQGGFGPVYKGILSDGMEVAIKRLSTCSEQGSEEFINEVMLILKLQHKNLVKLLGFCVDGEEKLLVYEYLPNGSLDVVLFEQGAQLDWTKRVDIINGIARGILYLHEDSRLQIIHRDLKASNVLLDYDMNPKISDFGMARIFAGSEGEANTATIVGTYGYMAPEYAMEGIYSIKSDVFGFGVLLLEIITGKRNTGFYYSKSTPSLLAYAWHLWNEGNGLELRDPLLLCPEDQFLRYMNIGLLCVQADAFDRPTMSSAVLMLMNESVTLGPPEKPPFSVGRLNVNDPNVLDSEDCSVDYNFLTVSDILPLQCP
- the LOC123906020 gene encoding cysteine-rich receptor-like protein kinase 10: MAWPKPLVFLFISIIIIMSFTNFGNTKAEDTPVYLWKNCSTNSSTTTANSPFQLNLNTLLTSLSSNPTEFHNTTVTGNPSSNTVYGLFMCRGDVALPLCRQCVLNATQTLLSECSLSKQAVIWYDECTVRYSNRSFFSTFDTRPRVGLLNSANITNQQSFMRLLFRTMNKTADDASNHPIGSKKYATNQATISGFQNLYCLAQCTPDLSPQDCRKCLNGVIGDLPWCCTGKQGGRVLYPSCNVRYELYPFFRVDNASSPSPSSSILPPPTTNPANSRGGSSGISGGTIVAIVIPIIVVVLLFIVAICFLSKRARKKRDSLQDGNTANDITTMESLQFDFSTIEAATNKFSADNKLGEGGFGEVFKGTLPNGQEIAVKRLSKSSGQGGAEFKNEVVVVAKLQHRNLARLLGFCLQGEEKILVYEYVANKSLDYTLFDPEKQGKLDWAKRYKIIVGIARGMQYLHEDSRLRIIHRDLKASNILLDGDMNPKISDFGMARIVGVDQTQGNTSRIVGTYGYMAPEYAMHGEFSVKSDVYSFGVLIMEIISGKKNSSFYDTDGADDLVSYTWKVWKEGAPLELVDPILREKITPNEVIRSIHIGLLCVQEDPSDRPTMTSIVLMLDSNTVTLPTPKQPAFFLNSDPNRPKELRFDSSTTKSITTSVNEMSISEMDPR